The Tenuifilum thalassicum genome includes the window AGCTTATCAGCCTGGGCCTTTGCTTCTTTGCGGGCTTCAGCCTTAGCTTCATCAACTTTCTCTTTAACCATCTCTTTGGCCGTCTCCTTCGCCGATGATTTACTATCTGTTGAGCCGCCACCAGAATCTATCTTTATTTCAGGATGAGTTGACGTTCCTAAAATCTTTAAATTAACATCGATATACTGCGGTAGCTTTGCACCATAATTCCCTAACAGGCTATTAGCGAGTGTTGATAAGCCTCCAAGGTAGGATGAAGGAACGGAAACTTTTGCCCTGAAGTTTAAGGTTTGGTCTATTCCCATATCACCACCAAAATTCATTTTGGCATCGGCAATTTTGGTATCAAAGGGTTCAATGAATATACGCCCATCCTTAACGCTAAAACTCAGATTTACATCTTTTAAACTTGGATTACGAAAATCCTCTTTTTTCAGATAATCGGCCAACTTTGCAAGTGCTTTTGAATTTTTTATTCCGATACTCTTTGACTGAATTTTACCGTACGCATTAATGCTACTGGGAACTGGCATCATGGTGGTATCAAGTAAGGAGCCAAAATTGAATTGGGTTGACACCTTACCCGACATATCCTCAACAGCAGGTGCAATCTTTTGTAAGGTTGAAACGGATTTGAATGCGGTTTGAATATCGATATTGCTCATATCGAAGTTGAAATCAACCTGAGGTTTTTTAACATCACGGGAATCGTAGGTTCCCGACATTCTTACCAAGCCATCGAGCATCTCCATCGATAGATTATTAAGGTTGGCAACGCCCCCAGAAAGGTTGATTGAACCAAACAGATTATTTATTTCCAGCTTATCGTAAATAATCTTTTTCATATCAACCTTCGCCAAAAACGAAATATTTTTTGGTAACTCTATAACTCCCATCGCCGAGGTATCAACTTCCTCCTCTGGTGCAGACTCGCCAGCCATCATCTCATTTACATCAAGCAGGTTTGAATACACATTAAGATTTCCACTTAGAGTTTCGTCCTTAAAAACATAGGGGATAAAGTTCTCGAGCCTTCCGTTCATCCTGATATCGCTCGATGCGATTGTCATTTCAAAATTCTGAAGATTTACGTAACGTGGTGTAAAATCCATGGAAACCTCTTTCACATTTACCTCGGCAGGCATATCTGGGGCGTTATACTTAAATTTCGATAATTTGACCTGACCATCAGCTTTAAACCTATCGTATTGCTCATTCTCAATATAGGAAAGCTTACCGCCAAAGTCGAGGTTCGACTCCAATAATCCTTCCATAGTAGTGCTATCCATTGGCACAACATCGGCAAGAGTGGCAAAATCAATCTTTCCTGTTACATTTCCATCTACCTGCATATCACTTATAGGGGTTGCCACTCGCATATTCATACTAAAAGGATTCCCTCCTAGGTATAGCGAGAACTTATCGACATTAACCGTTGTGTTATCCATGTTAGTACCATCGAACCAAACCTTTGTGCTAATATTCACATCGGTTACCGATTTTGGTAAATCGGGATACTTAAACATACCGTTATCAACACTAAGTGCAATAAATGCGTTGGGCATTTGCTTTTGGTTGTAAACTCCCTTGACATAGCCATCGATACTGAACCTACCTGAGGTTTGAATATCCTCAAAATCTTTCATGTAAATAGCGGGAACCATTGAGAGTAATGCCTTAAAGTCGGTGGTTGGAGTTTTAAAGTTCAGGTTGATATCGATATCATCGCCGGGCATGCTAACTGAACCATCAAAAAGCAGCTTAAGCTGATTGATGCTAAAGCTATTTTCCTTAAAGGTGTAGTAGCTGCTATCGAGGTTGGCGCCAATAGTAGCCTTAAAGCCTAACCTCGCATCTCTCAGGTAACGAATGCCATCCATCCAAAAGTTAAGCGATTCTACTGTTGTTTTGAGGTTTAAATCGGTTCGACTCAATCCCATGTCGCTCGAAAGGGTAAGATTTAGATTATCAACAACAACTTTCATATCCGAAGAGTCGTCGATATATGCAATACGAGCATCCTTTATCTGGAATAGTTTTAGCGCGACTTTGGTTTTTATTGCCGATGCCGCCGTATCCTCAACCTCCTCAACGGAATCTTCCGAAGGCTTCATAACATCCCAGTTGACCTGCCCATCGGGAAGAACACGTGCCGTAAGTCGCGCACCATCGAGGATAACGGAGTTAACCTCAATATTCGTCATATCAATAACGCTCCACAGGTTAACCTTAACACCGAACTCACGGAACGCTACAAGCGTATCGTTTGCAAAGTTATCGATGCCAACCACCGATAGTCCTTTCATTCCCACATAAAGGTTAGGGAAGCCCTTAATGAGTGAAACCTGAAAGTCGTCAAAATCGACCTTGGCATTTAGCATGCTATTGGTCTCACGCTTGGCTATCTGCATTAGCTGTGGTTTAAAAACTATAGGTATAACAACAGCCGCAGCTATAAAAAGTAGAACAATAGCAACTACTGCTCTAACCGAAAATTTTAACCACTTACTCATATCTCGTAATTTTATTTAATCGCACCATTTCCTCAAAGTTACAAAACATTTGCCCAAAAGCATCAAAGCATGTGTTAAACATCACAAACAATTAA containing:
- a CDS encoding AsmA family protein translates to MSKWLKFSVRAVVAIVLLFIAAAVVIPIVFKPQLMQIAKRETNSMLNAKVDFDDFQVSLIKGFPNLYVGMKGLSVVGIDNFANDTLVAFREFGVKVNLWSVIDMTNIEVNSVILDGARLTARVLPDGQVNWDVMKPSEDSVEEVEDTAASAIKTKVALKLFQIKDARIAYIDDSSDMKVVVDNLNLTLSSDMGLSRTDLNLKTTVESLNFWMDGIRYLRDARLGFKATIGANLDSSYYTFKENSFSINQLKLLFDGSVSMPGDDIDINLNFKTPTTDFKALLSMVPAIYMKDFEDIQTSGRFSIDGYVKGVYNQKQMPNAFIALSVDNGMFKYPDLPKSVTDVNISTKVWFDGTNMDNTTVNVDKFSLYLGGNPFSMNMRVATPISDMQVDGNVTGKIDFATLADVVPMDSTTMEGLLESNLDFGGKLSYIENEQYDRFKADGQVKLSKFKYNAPDMPAEVNVKEVSMDFTPRYVNLQNFEMTIASSDIRMNGRLENFIPYVFKDETLSGNLNVYSNLLDVNEMMAGESAPEEEVDTSAMGVIELPKNISFLAKVDMKKIIYDKLEINNLFGSINLSGGVANLNNLSMEMLDGLVRMSGTYDSRDVKKPQVDFNFDMSNIDIQTAFKSVSTLQKIAPAVEDMSGKVSTQFNFGSLLDTTMMPVPSSINAYGKIQSKSIGIKNSKALAKLADYLKKEDFRNPSLKDVNLSFSVKDGRIFIEPFDTKIADAKMNFGGDMGIDQTLNFRAKVSVPSSYLGGLSTLANSLLGNYGAKLPQYIDVNLKILGTSTHPEIKIDSGGGSTDSKSSAKETAKEMVKEKVDEAKAEARKEAKAQADKLIADAEKEAERIRAEATNQADMIRKEAEAKAKKTEEEGKKKGPIAARVAKEAAKKIREQGEAAAQKVIDEADKKANAVIAKAKDEAAKLDK